In the genome of Bradyrhizobium sp. CB3481, the window GATGGCGCTGATGCAGAAGGCCTGCCGATGATGCAGTCGGGTGCCGCGCTTGAGGTGTTGATCGCCGGACTTCGTGGACACGCGCTGCGCACGGCCGATTGGCGGCCGGTCATCGCCCTCGCAAATCGGACTTTGCTTACTCCGGCCTTGTTCTCAGCCCTCGTGCACAGCGGCGAGATCAATCGGCTGCCCGACGATGTACGCGAGTACTTGGGCTTTATTCACGACCGCAACGGGGAACGCAATGCGCGCCTGCGTGCGCAACTCGCTGAAGCCATCACTGCCCTGAACCGTCGGAGGATCGCTCCGCTCCTGCTCAAGGGGGCCGTTCCCCTGTTTTTTTCTAACGGCAATCAGATTACGCCTCGAATAACTAGCGACCTCGATCTGAGCGTGGACCCGGCGGAGGAGGAAAGCGCGCTGGAGTGCCTTGGCGGACTTGGTTATCTGCCATTGACGGACGGACGAGGCCTGGTGCGGCCGCTGGATGTCGGAGTCTTGGAGCTCCGGCGGACTCAAGAAAGCGAGCTGCGGCCATCGACGCCCGTCGAACTGGGCGGTCTCTTGGCGAAAATTCCGTCGCCGCAGTCTCGCGCCCTGCACTGGATCGTTCATGATCTCTTCAAAGAGGGCGACTATTGGCGCGGCAGAATTGACCTCAGGCATCTGCACGATCTCGCGCAACTGGCGGAAAGCGCCAGTTTGGACTGGACGTTGCTGCGAGCAGCAATGCCGGACCGAAGAAGTCGCAACGCGCTTGATACTCAACTCCTTGCCTTGCGCGAACTCTTTGGGGTGACAATTCCCTTTGAGCCCACGCGACGTCCGATGGTTCGCTACCAGCACTGGAGACGCATTTTCACCGCGAGACATCCCATAATAGGTGCGCCGGTGCGACTGGTCGGCAATCTGGCATGGGGCGCGTGGCGGCTGTCACAGGCCGGCGATTTGGTGCAACGTGGTCC includes:
- a CDS encoding nucleotidyltransferase family protein codes for the protein MMQSGAALEVLIAGLRGHALRTADWRPVIALANRTLLTPALFSALVHSGEINRLPDDVREYLGFIHDRNGERNARLRAQLAEAITALNRRRIAPLLLKGAVPLFFSNGNQITPRITSDLDLSVDPAEEESALECLGGLGYLPLTDGRGLVRPLDVGVLELRRTQESELRPSTPVELGGLLAKIPSPQSRALHWIVHDLFKEGDYWRGRIDLRHLHDLAQLAESASLDWTLLRAAMPDRRSRNALDTQLLALRELFGVTIPFEPTRRPMVRYQHWRRIFTARHPIIGAPVRLVGNLAWGAWRLSQAGDLVQRGPVDLGRRMVRTLLESDHRAKI